Proteins from one Paraburkholderia acidisoli genomic window:
- a CDS encoding carbonic anhydrase produces MPHTPHSQEHDHEHSESCGCDLLHLLDGVDEFTQQVFPSNKELFHSLAYSQAPHTLFITCADSRVSPEMITQAKPGELFVCRNIGNIVPAYGEMLGGVSAVVEFAVLALNVRQIVLCGHTDCGAMKGLASGAEATANMPTVQAWLRNAEAARSVVKTRGLGEDQIVQALVEENVRLQLTHLRTHPAVAARVAQNQLELQGWVYDIGQGKVTVFDDTRGNFESLGEARARLRKRVEE; encoded by the coding sequence ATGCCACACACACCTCACTCGCAAGAACACGATCACGAGCATTCGGAATCGTGCGGCTGCGATCTGTTGCACCTGCTCGACGGCGTGGACGAATTCACTCAACAGGTATTCCCGAGCAACAAGGAACTCTTCCACAGCCTCGCTTATAGCCAGGCGCCGCACACGCTGTTCATCACCTGCGCCGACTCGCGCGTGTCGCCCGAGATGATCACGCAGGCCAAACCCGGCGAGCTGTTCGTTTGCCGCAACATCGGCAATATCGTGCCGGCGTATGGCGAAATGCTCGGCGGCGTCTCGGCCGTGGTGGAATTCGCGGTGCTCGCGCTCAACGTGCGCCAGATCGTGCTGTGCGGCCACACGGATTGCGGCGCGATGAAGGGTCTCGCGTCGGGCGCCGAAGCCACGGCCAACATGCCCACCGTGCAAGCCTGGCTGCGCAACGCCGAAGCGGCACGCAGCGTCGTGAAAACGCGTGGTCTCGGCGAAGACCAGATCGTGCAGGCGCTCGTGGAAGAAAACGTGCGTTTGCAGCTCACGCATCTGCGCACGCACCCCGCCGTCGCGGCGCGCGTGGCGCAAAACCAGCTCGAACTGCAAGGCTGGGTATACGACATTGGCCAGGGCAAGGTCACCGTGTTCGACGACACGCGCGGCAATTTCGAATCGCTCGGCGAAGCACGCGCGCGCCTGCGCAAACGCGTCGAGGAATAA
- a CDS encoding ABC transporter ATP-binding protein: MSATEPEGIDILHVSKHYGTGASQLVVLDDVTLHIRPGEFVSVLGASGCGKSTLLRLIAGLDAGYQGAIMMHGERVNDTSLERGIVFQDHRLFPWLTAEQNILAALRNAPLSPRQKREAVAAHIALVGLAGFERAYPHQLSGGMAQRVAIARGLVNRPRVLLLDEPFGALDALTRGRLQNELLRIWESERITMLLVTHDVDEAIYLGDRVVSMAPRPGRIRRIVDVTLPRPRDRADARFQSLRDRILADFSDSGEPTPASGKPVEEAPRVAENGWRMAW, encoded by the coding sequence ATGAGCGCGACCGAACCCGAAGGCATCGACATTCTGCACGTGAGCAAGCACTACGGCACGGGCGCTTCGCAACTCGTCGTGCTCGACGACGTCACGTTGCACATTCGACCCGGCGAATTCGTCAGCGTGCTGGGCGCGAGCGGATGCGGCAAGTCCACCTTGCTGCGTTTGATCGCCGGTCTCGACGCCGGTTATCAAGGCGCGATCATGATGCATGGCGAGCGCGTGAACGACACGTCGCTCGAACGCGGCATCGTGTTTCAGGACCATCGGCTGTTTCCGTGGCTCACCGCCGAACAAAATATTCTCGCGGCGCTGCGTAATGCCCCGCTGTCCCCGCGCCAGAAACGCGAAGCCGTGGCCGCACACATCGCGCTCGTTGGGCTTGCCGGTTTCGAGCGCGCGTATCCGCATCAGCTCTCGGGCGGCATGGCGCAACGCGTGGCCATCGCGCGCGGTCTCGTGAACCGGCCGCGCGTGCTGCTGCTCGACGAACCGTTCGGTGCGCTCGACGCCCTCACGCGCGGCCGCCTGCAAAACGAACTGCTGCGGATCTGGGAAAGCGAGCGCATCACCATGCTGCTCGTCACGCACGACGTGGACGAGGCGATCTATCTCGGCGATCGTGTGGTGTCCATGGCGCCGCGTCCGGGCCGCATTCGCCGTATTGTCGACGTGACATTGCCGCGTCCGCGCGATCGCGCCGATGCGCGTTTCCAAAGCCTGCGCGACCGTATTCTCGCGGACTTTTCCGACTCCGGTGAGCCCACGCCCGCCAGCGGCAAGCCGGTCGAGGAAGCCCCGCGCGTGGCCGAAAACGGCTGGCGCATGGCGTGGTGA
- a CDS encoding ABC transporter permease, with protein sequence MKLAWLPKRSNTVCDGECVSPDPSPPRRIDLRGAALPAVALVAWWVLSASHVVKSGLLVSPADVWHAAREQVESGALTRALSASLAREASGFAIGATAGLVLGGVLGLSRIAARIVGPSFDTFKQISLFAWIPLISVWFGLGDAAKVVFLSLAALLPVAAHTCDGIHAVPRQYLEVARALRYSHRQLIRHVLLPAALPSIFTGLYLALIYSWLATLGAEYLLVAGSGIGNLLIDGSEQFRMDLVLFGIIVVGATGWALNAIARRVERAVLARMHVTGQ encoded by the coding sequence ATGAAACTGGCCTGGCTACCCAAACGATCGAACACCGTGTGCGATGGCGAGTGCGTGTCGCCCGATCCGTCACCGCCGCGCCGCATCGATCTGCGCGGCGCCGCGTTGCCCGCCGTCGCGCTCGTCGCGTGGTGGGTCTTGAGCGCTTCGCACGTCGTCAAGAGCGGCTTGCTCGTGAGCCCTGCCGACGTGTGGCATGCGGCACGCGAGCAGGTCGAAAGCGGTGCGTTGACACGCGCGCTCTCCGCTTCGCTTGCGCGCGAAGCGAGCGGCTTCGCGATCGGTGCGACGGCCGGACTCGTCCTGGGCGGCGTGCTGGGTCTTTCGCGCATCGCGGCACGCATCGTCGGCCCGAGCTTCGACACGTTCAAACAAATCTCGCTGTTCGCGTGGATCCCGCTGATTTCCGTATGGTTCGGTCTCGGCGATGCGGCCAAGGTCGTATTTCTCTCGCTCGCCGCCCTGCTGCCCGTGGCCGCGCATACCTGCGATGGCATTCACGCGGTGCCGCGCCAATACCTCGAAGTCGCTCGCGCGCTGCGCTATTCGCATCGACAACTGATTCGCCATGTCCTGTTGCCCGCGGCATTGCCATCGATTTTCACGGGGCTGTATCTCGCGCTCATCTACTCATGGCTGGCAACGCTGGGCGCCGAGTATCTGCTCGTGGCGGGCAGCGGCATCGGCAATCTGCTGATCGACGGCAGCGAGCAGTTCCGCATGGATCTCGTGCTGTTCGGCATCATCGTGGTAGGCGCGACGGGCTGGGCGCTCAACGCCATTGCCCGGCGCGTGGAGCGCGCGGTGCTCGCGCGCATGCACGTCACTGGCCAATGA